A genomic segment from Rhinatrema bivittatum chromosome 19, aRhiBiv1.1, whole genome shotgun sequence encodes:
- the LOC115081131 gene encoding vomeronasal type-2 receptor 26-like, with the protein MTWESIARIIKSAPISLDFKRGQGMGVVWTGHGGFGACPRDVRIPPQSKCSLTCLPGFRKAAKKEKPACCYDCIPCPEGEISNKTDMDTCWKCPEDQWSNEKRDACIPKVITFLSYEEPLGMALSLISICFFLITAVILGIFLNYQDTPIVKANNRELSYILLVSLMLCFLCSLIFIGRPEDIICILRQTVFGITFSISLSSILAKTITVVIAFQATKPGSKLQKWMGSRVSNSIVLSCSLIQAVLCLTWLCAAPPFPYHNMQSETGAILIECNEGSIIAFYCVLGYLGLLAGVSFFIAFLARNLPDSFNEAKYITFSMLVFCSVWVSFIPTYLSTRGKYMVAVEIFAIQASSAGLLVCIFIPKCYIILLKPDRNNRKYMTKNAVT; encoded by the exons ATGACGTGGGAAAGTATTGCACGCATCATCAAGAGCGCGCCCATCTCATTAGATttcaaaagggggcagggcatgggtgtggtctggacagggcatgggGGTTTTGGGGCATGTCCccgagatgtgcgt ATACCTCCACAGTCCAAATGCAGCTTGACCTGTCTTCCGGGCTTTAGGAAAGCAGCCAAGAAGGAAAAGCCTGCCTGCTGCTATGACTGCATTCCCTGTCCAGAAGGCGAGATCTCTAACAAAA CAGACATGGACACCTGTTGGAAGTGCCCAGAGGATCAGTGGTCTAATGAGAAGAGAGATGCCTGCATCCCAAAAGTGATAACCTTCCTGTCCTATGAGGAGCCTTTGGGGATGGCTTTGAGTCTAATCAGCATTTGCTTTTTTCTCATCACTGCTGTCATTCTGGGAATCTTCCTTAATTACCAAGACACTCCCATAGTGAAAGCCAACAACCGGGAACTCAGCTACATTCTCCTTGTTTCCCTCATGCTCTGCTTCCTCTGTTCCTTGATATTCATCGGTCGTCCTGAGGACATAATCTGCATTCTCCGACAGACTGTCTTTGGGATcactttctccatctctctctcctccattctgGCAAAAACCATCactgtggtcatagccttccaagCCACCAAGCCAGGAAGCAAGCTCCAGAAATGGATGGGTTCCAGGGTCTCAAACTCTATTGTCCTTTCCTGTTCCCTTATTCAGGCTGTTCTGTGCCTTACCTGGTTGTGCGCTGCTCCCCCATTCCCATATCATAACATGCAATCAGAAACTGGAGCAATATTAATTGAATGTAATGAAGGGTCAATAATAGCTTTTTACTGTGTTCTGGGTTATCTGGGACTTCTGGCTGGTGTCAGCTTCTTCATAGCTTTCCTAGCAAGAAATCTGCCTGACAGCTTCAATGAGGCCAAGTACATCACCTTCAGCATGCTGGTGTTCTGCAGTGTTTGGGTGTCCTTCATCCCAACGTACCTGAGCACCAGGGGCAAGTACATGGTAGCGGTGGAGATATTCGCTATCCAGGCCTCCAGCGCTGGACTGCTGGTCTGCATCTTTATCCCCAAATGCTACATCATTTTGCTGAAGCCTGATAGGAACAACAGGAAGTACATGACAAAAAATGCAGTGACTTAA